The nucleotide window GCAAAAAGAATGCTATGAGAAGGTGGGCATTCCGGTTAGATACCACTGTTTATGGCACCAAGGATTTCCAGTCTTTTTGGCCAAGCCCAATTTTCCAGAGCTGTGGTCTTTAAAAACGCAGACAAAAAGGTTTTAActgtttcttccattttcctcaGGATTTACATTATagaatttccttaaaaaaatgaattcatgTTCTTACAATGTGCAAACCCCCCGCTTCATATCTATTTGATGAGATTGCCATACTATTTTCTGTTGGAGGCCAGACTTGCTTAGCTTTCATCCTCAAGGCAAGCAACAGCCTCAGCAAACAGCCATGCTGGTTTTACAGTGAAAGAGTAGCTATTTATAAGGGGGTGGAGGGATCAGATATATATAATGGGTGAACAGCTAAGATACATAACAAGAAGCTGTTTCCAGTAGAATCTGTAGTCAACCTACTGATCAGAACTAgaagttatttttttattgcaaatTACGAACTGCCCTATCCATATAGCTGCTGTAGAATTGGGTCTGAAGGTGTCATTTAAGCTATTGAGTCTGCTctgctgctcagtgcaggaatgctTCTTGTCACCACAGAATTACATTCAAAATTAGGTGTAGGTATAGCTAAAAGAATTAGAATTAACATCAGTGGTTTAAGGTTGGTTTGTTCTATCAGTATGTAATCAACAGATTCCTATGTTTTCTATCCCTTCTGCCAGTCACTGATGGCCACAGCAGGTACTAATACAAGCATCTACTTGGCTGCAGGCATGAGCATATGGTGGAGAGGGtctacagagccagtttggtgtagtggttacagtgctggcccagaaatcaagagtgTGTTTTCCTTTAGacatgacagccagctgggtgactttgggccagtcactctcagcccaacccacctcatggggttgttattgtaggaaaataggaggcaggaggattaggtatgttcaccaccttgagatagacagacagatagaaatAAAAAGGCGGGACTTTAATATACAGGTGAGTGATCTTGCCTATTTCTAATTCAATCCTATGTAGATTTGGCTTTTAAGCAGTCTTCACTTCAGACTATTCACTGAGGTTTGCTTCACAAAAATAGCAAGTTGGCCATTATGGCAGAAAACCTTTTCCTTCTAACAATTAGCAGTTCCCATTGCAACAGAGAATGGCAAAGCAAGCCTCTTAACCAAGAAATAGGAGGGAAACAATGTCAACAACCATCTTCTAAGCGGCAGTGTTGCCTTAAAAGCCTTTGGCCAATAATAATCCTGGCAAGGCTCAACAATAAGACAATCTCTGCTTCTCCTTCAGCTACAAGAGTAGCAGCCTATTGCTAGTTTCTGCTtttgacaaaacaaaaaactagtgCACTGCAAACTTAACTACATGGCCCCAACGATtttggccattttttaaatttaagtacATCTGGGAATTATTTGTCAGCTTTTGttctttgaaattgtatttttgagAAAAATTAAGAAAGCAATTGGAGAGAACATTTGAGAAGGTATTTTGATGAAGTACTAGTCATGGGTGAAGTAATATTTGACGAAATGTAGAAAAGGTGCCCAGAGCCTGGTTTTGCATCATTTCATGGATTTCCTGTTGATTTACAGATGTGAATCATTTTGGTGAAGATGGACAGAAACTTGGATCTGCTTAAGAGTTTCTGAATGCAAATATGTCAAGCCTATTTAAGCTGAGATCCCTTAGAAGCAAGTTGTACCCAATTCAGTAGGATCTCCTTCTAAACAGACATAATTTGGAATTGCACTGTCAAATGCAATTGTTCTGCTATATGTATTTAAACTAACTTGTAATTACATTAAAGAATTCCTGATAGTAGAGTTTTATGCCAATGTGAAAAGCACAAGACTGAAGATCTATTACCTAATTTTACATTATCTTTTTCTCATTAAGATGTTAGGCCTTGTAAATAAGGCACTGTTTTCAAATCTGGCTGCTGTACtttgcaacagcagcagcaataataaaacacttaACACAGATTCCATGATATTCTAAGAActgtaatataataaataaattaaaataattcttcctTGCTTAAACTCATTACAACAAAGAGATATTCAGTGGTAAAAACATTGAAGATTGCATAAATATCAGCCAGTATCAttggaaagaaaatgagaatggTGTTGCTATAGAGCCATCTGTAAATTCTACAGCAGGTATCAGTTTTCTCCCATGGGGAGATTTGCATATATGGTAGCTGTCAGAGAAGTAGCTGTCACAGAAGTTCCTTATTTAATGGAGTTGCCCGTCCATTTGGAACATGCATGGTATATTCATTAATTAAAGCTGATGTATTTTTAAGCATCTCATGGAACATGTCCATAGTTTTTCTGTAAGTACTTCGTTGCAGAACAAAGGGGCGGAAAAGGTTCAGTGGTTCTGCCTTTCGGAACTCCACTGGTACACCCAGTTCCTGTGGCAGATTCCTGTTTCCAATGAAAAAGTGGTAAAGCCTTTTTTCTTGCAAGCTTTTCTCCAAAAAATTAAGTACATCTTGCAGCCTGGCCTCCAGACAGTCAGAAGCCCAAGCTGAACTAGGATGGATTTGTAGCAAATGCAGCATTACTGTTTTCAAATGATAGTTTGTCAGACTACTCGGTTCTGTTAGACTGCATTGCTTTCCATGAAGGAAAGACAGAATCTGAAGACAACTGAGGTGGCAAGGATTAGCAGGCAAAGTTTTGGAAATAAACTGGATATATCTCTTCTCATACACAGTAAAGGTGAGAAACCAGTGAGTGCTGCTGGTGAAGCTCTCTGCCAAGCTGTTGAATGGAAAGTGAGAGATAAAATATACATCAGAATCTGCATATTGTACCACAGGCCTGAGGTTGAACGTGATGGTCTTTCCAGACCTGAACTTGATTTTCAGGGCACCAGGAGTATCCAGGTGATTAAAAGTAAGACTGAATTCATACTTGTGTGCAATTTTATTCCATCCCTTGGTAAGTGCAATCTGGAACCATGTCATAACCTGGTCAGAATCAAGATACTGAGTGTCTTTGAAGCAAAGGAGATCTTCCATATGGCTATTCTGCCTAGATTGGCTCACTTTGCTATGAAGCAAGCACAGTAAATCTTCCCCCAGCTTAGTTTTATCACAGATACAACCTGTTGAGTTCTCATCTGCCCGGATGATCTTTATCATACCATGACTTACTTTGTCTGGTGGAACAGACTCTCCTGAACACCAGCTCTCAAACTGGAAACAGTAAGGCTCTGGAGGAGTAAAGGGGACAATGAAATCACAAGTGAAAGGCTTGTGAGCTCTCCAGTTTTCATACATGCTCCCAACTCCTATAGATTCCTCCACTTCCATGTCAGTATCTCGGTTACACACACTTCTCAAAGCTTCTAATAAGTCATCTGCAAAGCCTTCCACGAGCTCTCGGTTCCTAGCAATATCACTTGTCACATTCTggaggcatttttcataaaaattgACCAACGTGACTTTGTCTGGTAGGATAAAACCCTTGAATGTTTTTCCGAGGACATTAATTTCATCATCTTCATTGCTATAATCTTGCCAGTTCCCTTCCTGATAATCCTGCCTCCAGAATTCAATCAGAAGGAAGACTATCATGGACAAAGCAGTCCAGAAATTCCAAGCAAGTGAATCATGGTCATACTGTTTTTCTGGCCCAGTCTTCTCCTCTGAAGAATCTAGTGAAAGTTCTTGGGCTTCTAACTCCTGCTCCAGTTTCACCTGCTCTAGCCTCAGGTTCTCCTCACGCTCTTTCATCTTTTCAATGAGTTCCTCCGTGTTTTCAAAAACAGTGACATTTTCCTTTGGGAAGAGGAGTGGATGGTTGACAATAGCTGTGATTACCACCAAACACACCCGGAAGAATCCTGCTGGCATAGTAAAATTTtacctgtgtgtgagagagagaaacacagtcAGCTTTGCTAATAAtggcacacaaacacaaagaagTACATTACTGGCATAGATGAATTACACATTTTCTCTCTAGTTCTAAAAATGTCCATGATTTCAGACATAGGAAGCAATTATCTATGTAACATCTATAAACATCAGTATATTTCAGGAATTTGCTTATAGATGAGTGGGCACTgctgagagaaaggaggagagagaaaaatatttatcGATTTCTAACAAAAGGTGGGTGTTAATTATAAACCCCACAAGCAGAGTAAAGAAAGCAGATGGCAATTTTCATTTTGTCAACCCTTCATTTAATATTGCTACAATGATGAAGTGTATGGCGCTTGTTCCCTTTGGTGTCAGGAGACTAAATTCATTTCTAGCTAATGAGGTACAAAAATATGACTCTTACACAATTTCAGAAAGAACAAAAAcccaaaaaaaccaaaccaaaaccctTAACTGATTTCATATGTGGATGTCCTAAGGCTGTATTAGTTCTTATGGTTTTGCATGTTGATCTCTCATCTAGGCATCATTAAAAGGCTAACAACCTGTGTGCATTCTAAAATTAGTGAAAAAAGAGAGCTTTCTGAAGATAGAAAATTGTATTACCTCTTCTAGTACACTGTATTTGCAAAAATAATAGCCTTAAACCCACTATTTATCTCCTCCtcgtatttataattgttttgttctTGAAGAATTTTATCCATTGAGATAATGATACAATGATAATGATACCTTTCCACAATGAAAAGTATCTTTAAAGTGCTAGCTTACATAAGCATTCAATTACTCACACGTGTGAATTGATTCATACTGATTTTTCAAACAGTACTGTCTACAGAAACTGATCTGAAAAAGATCATTCACATGAGCAAGTTGAAATCGATGTTGTAGTATCATGCAACCAACACTCCATACATGAAACAATTCTTGCTGATAAATCGTACTAATTTTAATAGATCTGTCCTCCAAAGAAGTATGGACTAAAGTTTAAAACAGACAGCGAGTATAAAAACTCTGGTTCTAAGGGAGCAACTATGCAAACCATGATGCAACTCATGGTAGCCAGACATCTGAAATGTCAACTCTGTCAGGCAAGCACATCTCTTGAAATTGCTGCACTAGTCGTTAATAAGCTGCTGGGCCTAATTAAAAATGCTGGTTATCAGCCTTAAAGCTCTTTATGATGCAGCATTGGAATACTTCAGACAAAGCCTTGTCAAAATTAAATCTGCTCATCTTGTTCCATTCAACTAGAGAAGGCCTGTTTTAGGACCCCCTACACATGAGGTTCATGGAATGTGGGCCAGGTGATAGGTCTTCTCAATGGTGGCTTCCATTTTATTGAAGACTCTCCTGCTAAAGGTATGGACAGCTCCacctctatacaggtagtccttgggttacaaacatttgttcagcaactgttccaagttacgatggcactgaataagggggacttacaactggtctgcGAAGATGTggccgtcacagcgtccccatgctcgtgtgactgcaattcgggcacttggcaaccagctagcAATTACAatggctgcagcatcctgtggtcacgtaattgccatttgcgaccttcctgctggcttcccacaagcaaagtcactggGAAGCTGGCAGGTCGCAAGTAACTCCCACTTTTCTGCCCATGCTCTGTAGTACCTGCCCACAGCATCCACCTGCGCTTCACAGCGCCTGCCTGATACTGCCAACCATGGACTAGCTTGGAAGTGGGAGGCATGGTTTTATGGTGGTTCCCCTCCTTTCTGAGGCCAGTTTCAATCAGTGTTGACAAGTGGAGGGAGATCACAGCCAGAGCCCCTTgcttgtggggtgccacagaactTGAACTCTCTCCtgttctatttaacatctacatgaattcAAGACTCTGCAGTGCATGCCAGACAAGACCCTGTATCTTGCCATAGCtgatgtttctgattttttttttccaagggtGGCTCCACAAACACATGGTTTAGTAGTCTAAATGATCTAAATGAGTAGCTAAATGCATCATTGTGGCCAAATCTACCTTCCCCAAAGCTGAGAGAGACAGAAGAGGTCCTAATTTCATCCTCAAGAGAAATTATCATTATTTTGGAGTTGCCTCAACTGTGCAAATAAGAACAATGAATAATCTTCTTTGCCACCTTCTCTTATTTCAGTATTACTATTAAAATACCCTCAAATTTACTATCAGAGTACATGACAGAATATAGAGCCAGTGTAATATAGTAATTAAGGTGCTAGTTTAGGCCTGGGGAGAccaagttcaagtccaccatGACTATGATAACATACTGGATCACTGATTTTCAGCTCAACCTACTgtacttcacagggttgtgttCGGGAGATAAAATGAAGACCCCAAGTATCCTCCACATCTTGGAAACAGACAGAATGTAATTGTAACAAACAATTTCAACATCAAACCTATACATAGATTTAGACATTTTCCACCAAGTCAGTATCAAGCCATGAATTTATTAAAGTGCAGCGCAGCTCTTTACTGAATAAAATTACAGACTACCACTACCAAATAGGTCTCAGCATTATATTCCAACAGTATCATGTTTACTATAGAAAGAATATGTGGGAGTTGGTGCAGTTATCCATTATTGGCAGGCTCTACCCCAGTCTGTGCCAACTTGCCACACATGGATTTTCTGGAACAATAATTCTCAGAATCCCCAACCAGAATGGCCAGTTCTGAGAGTTGCCATCCCAGatgccagtttggggaagactgCTCTATACCATGTAACTTGCCCCAGAACAGCACAGGAAAGTAGTCTATCAAATTGGGTAAATTATGGAAGAAATTCTCAGTATCTACAGCTGGGAAGCAGAATTCAGACCACTATATATAAGAAGGGCTAGATAAACCTGCTCTTGCAGTTCCTGAGAAGCAAGGAAACCAGATTTTCTTGTTATATGATTGGCAGGCTGAATTTTCCTAGAGGAATTGCAGAAGACTCACAGACTATTGCAAACTAAGCTGTCAGAATTCTGCAGGCAGGAGTTTGCAAACTACATTTTAACAATGAACAGAGGCCTTTGGAACAAAAATGAGTGTGACCTGTTGTGATGATATGTATCAGATCTTCAAATAATAGGTGGGAAAAAGTAAGGATTTGATCAAGGATTTGAAGGGAGAGCACAATGGCATAAATTCGATGATCCAAGAAAGGGCCTGGAGCATAAAGAGAAGCCAGAGAGAAGGGGTATTAATTTGAAACAGTTTTAACAACAGTTGGAAGTAGTTGTCCAACTTCTTGTTAGCAATCACATAATCACCTCTAACTGACCACTAGCAAAAGCATATTGACCCAGGATGGGGCATGCTAGTTGGTGGCTTAGAAAACAAGGACAAGAAATGTGTATAAAATGTCCGAGGATGAAGGAAATTAGTCTGTAAATTTGAGTAGGGAGTATCACAAAGTAAAGAATTGTGTGTTCAAATTCAACTGCTGGCAATGGAGCCTATCATCTGTCTAGCTAATGCCGCATTATAAGGTTTTCTTGCATTATACAGATATCACTACGTTTATATATTCCATGGGTCTTCTGAAACAATGCTTCACCCTGCAATGTAGCAAGCTAAACTTGGCACAGTACTTTTTAATAAAAGCAGCAGCCAAGTCAGTGAAGCAGTTATGCTTCTGGATTTAATCTGGGGAGATCTAGGTTCAGATCTACTCTCAGCCACTTAATTTCACTAAGGGAGCTGGGCTAATTtattctcagcccagc belongs to Candoia aspera isolate rCanAsp1 chromosome 6, rCanAsp1.hap2, whole genome shotgun sequence and includes:
- the ITPRIP gene encoding inositol 1,4,5-trisphosphate receptor-interacting protein, giving the protein MPAGFFRVCLVVITAIVNHPLLFPKENVTVFENTEELIEKMKEREENLRLEQVKLEQELEAQELSLDSSEEKTGPEKQYDHDSLAWNFWTALSMIVFLLIEFWRQDYQEGNWQDYSNEDDEINVLGKTFKGFILPDKVTLVNFYEKCLQNVTSDIARNRELVEGFADDLLEALRSVCNRDTDMEVEESIGVGSMYENWRAHKPFTCDFIVPFTPPEPYCFQFESWCSGESVPPDKVSHGMIKIIRADENSTGCICDKTKLGEDLLCLLHSKVSQSRQNSHMEDLLCFKDTQYLDSDQVMTWFQIALTKGWNKIAHKYEFSLTFNHLDTPGALKIKFRSGKTITFNLRPVVQYADSDVYFISHFPFNSLAESFTSSTHWFLTFTVYEKRYIQFISKTLPANPCHLSCLQILSFLHGKQCSLTEPSSLTNYHLKTVMLHLLQIHPSSAWASDCLEARLQDVLNFLEKSLQEKRLYHFFIGNRNLPQELGVPVEFRKAEPLNLFRPFVLQRSTYRKTMDMFHEMLKNTSALINEYTMHVPNGRATPLNKELL